The following proteins are encoded in a genomic region of Corticium candelabrum chromosome 19, ooCorCand1.1, whole genome shotgun sequence:
- the LOC134194876 gene encoding uncharacterized protein LOC134194876, which produces MADLQEPQGKAEGKRVRLPLSEPVKVASTLVVNMYLVNVPLSLSTVKERGMNVEVDIRNETDDPLEALEMKVKDNTRFFERSTIWDIPRIEARASVTRKDYRLRIGAGRAANISNIPETIEFEYRGESWTVHLELGLFCGHLCTHFQPASGQYNIGVVGPPGSGKSMLINMIHTMLTAPCSRISMIAPIRPTTVDASDGYAHYEPYPLLRKFGVKATLWEATPFTTSSIKNEKTKIFFERLSNSEMVSNSSDESIKLDIIIVLLPANYWTREPQPEQTTIEYLRELLEDEDKRPLLCVSETTHSEPSLDQIRREFGRKLRIPKNNVIGKLKLLPHVNKKDKDRNLDVKVYNILEDCLNGASTRSIAC; this is translated from the exons ATGGCCGATTTGCAAGAACCTCAAGGCAAAGCCGAAGGAAAACGAGTGCGACTTCCTCTTAGCGAGCCTGTAAAAGTAGCGAGTACCTTGGTGGTGAACATGTACCTAGTCAATGTTCCACTGTCACTTTCTACTGTAAAAGAACGAGGTATGAACGTGGAGGTAGACATTCGAAACGAAACAGACGATCCATTAGAAGCACTAGAAATGAAAGTCAAAGACAATACCAGATTCTTTGAGCGATCTACAATCTGGGATATTCCACGGATAGAAGCTAGAGCAAGTGTCACACGAAAAGATTATAGACTACGAATAGGAGCAGGAAGAGCTGCAAACATTAGCAATATACCAGAAACAATTGAGTTCGAGTATCGTGGAGAGTCGTGGACAGTGCATTTAGAGCTCG GTCTGTTTTGTGGCCACCTGTGTACACATTTCCAACCAGCGTCTGGTCAGTACAATATCGGTGTAGTAGGACCGCCAGGATCAGGAAAATCAATGCTGATCAACATGATTCACACCATGCTCACAGCTCCATGCAGCAGAATCAGTATGATCGCACCAATAAGGCCAACCACAGTTGATGCCAGTGACGGTTACGCACACTACGAGCCATATCCACTGCTAAGGAAGTTTGGTGTAAAGGCAACGCTATGGGAAGCGACTCCCTTCACAACATCCTCAATTAAAAATGAAAAGACTAAAATATTCTTCGAACGTCTCTCAAATTCTGAAATGGTATCCAATTCTTCAGATGAATCAATAAAACTTGACATCATTATTGTACTTCTCCCAGCAAACTACTGGACACGAGAACCACAACCTGAGCAAACTACTATTGAGTATTTGAGAGAACTGCTAGAAGATGAAGATAAACGGCCACTGTTGTGCGTTAGCGAGACAACTCATAGCGAGCCTTCACTAGATCAGATAAGACGCGAATTCGGACGAAAGTTGAGGATACCAAAAAATAATGTGATTGGCAAACTTAAACTGCTCCCACATGtcaacaagaaagacaaagatCGAAACCTTGATGTAAAAGTTTACAATATTCTTGAAGACTGTCTGAATGGAGCATCAACTAGAAGTATTGCTTGCTAG
- the LOC134194820 gene encoding uncharacterized protein LOC134194820 codes for MSSARPPNGNPCPSGSAQGTRSKTGSSSVRETAQNFDSSATATSRAHGKSSSSYGITAKPSSKPAVRPRPTQAADDSRARIAQLEQQLGQQNQLIESQFQRENDDKRHIEELKKRAENGERERDEARRFVTQLKQEYQRLATQKGELEQKAHQNLQSLQNSLTKKEKEVKHLEDTHRQKLQTLQQELEGERQQCEREKSRTKLILQRCLVLLRSSREGDGIFHGRLGISFESSQQERKYESIALKIINEIEPNASIVLGARPDQNDYDIVLHLARTEGGRTVNLEQSKRQAFKCDNVILILLRSGTNPDVYNTFVPPDANEYSGILLGRRGERRVILQLLHWQSEWVDCKLNEDNVKLLKELVKQACPKMVEQLHDDQLIKALGLGND; via the exons ATGAGCAGCGCTAGACCTCCTAATGGCAACCCCTGTCCTTCTGGATCAGCACAAGGCACTCGTTCCAAAACGGGCAGTTCTTCAGTACGAGAAACAGCGCAGAATTTCGACAGTTCAGCAACAGCGACAAGTCGAGCACATGGCAAAAGCTCTTCGAG CTATGGCATTACTGCCAAACCTTCAAGCAAGCCTGCAGTACGACCTAGACCCACGCAGGCAGCTGATGATAGTCGTGCCCGTATTGCTCAACTAGAACAACAGCTAGGACAGcaaaatcaattaattgaaAGCCAGTTTCAGCGAGAAAACGACGACAAACGTCACATTGAAGAGCTTAAAAAACGTGCAGAAAACGGAGAGCGCGAGCGTGACGAGGCTAGACGTTTTGTTACCCAACTAAAACAGGAGTACCAACGTCTTGCTACTCAGAAAGGAGAgttggaacaaaaagcacacCAAAACTTGCAGAGCCTTCAAAATAGCTTGACCAAAAAGGAGAAGGAAGTAAAACATCTGGAAGATACACATAGACAAAAGCTACAAACCCTACAGCAAGAATTGGAAGGAGAAAGGCAACAATGCGAAAGAGAAAAATCACGCACCAAGCTGATATTGCAAAGATGTCTCGTACTGCTGCGTAGCAGCAGAGAAGGAGACGGCATATTTCATGGCCGTCTTGGAATTTCGTTTGAAAGCTCACAGCAGGAACGAAAATATGAGTCTATAGCGCTCAAGATCATCAACGAGATTGAGCCTAACGCTAGTATTGTGCTAGGAGCTCGACCAGATCAAAATGATTATGATATTGTTCTTCATCTAGCCAGAACAGAAGGAGGACGAACAGTCAATTTGGAGCAATCTAAAAGACAAGCCTTTAAATGCG ACAATGTGATTCTCATTCTGCTTCGATCCGGTACCAATCCAGACGTTTACAACACGTTTGTTCCTCCTGATGCGAACGAGTATTCAGGGATATTACTCGGcaggagaggagagagaagAGTGATCTTACAACTATTGCACTGGCAGAGCGAGTGGGTTGATTGCAAATTGAATGAAGACAATGTCAAGCTGTTGAAAGAATTAGTCAAACAAGCATGTCCCAAG ATGGTGGAACAGTTGCACGATGACCAGCTGATAAAGGCACTTGGATTAGGAAACGACTGA
- the LOC134195124 gene encoding uncharacterized protein LOC134195124: protein MAAAPLEVVLHSLELNREGHYKLNVTVFSTNGERHFRRVSLSSVSYFEPTSAALESVDPVTEANCTLNLVPRSKASRRDTPVFITLDILERTPSLEHDLRITQVQIDLQIRVCKKSLVEQAGKGDFDYYNILLLGPLDSAKSSFVNSVCTMLSKAVKMVATVGGGADCTTTRILRYDLRNIDGPNVRLIDTFGITSDSYSKGVSLDGLIRGDVPLNASKDDPAERLVRPGKVQKVQIPSSHYSSHWQVHRRSMHSAIIFVSSEFLESDENDDGGENDDDDGNFNDGDNDDDQQALENAIKKTTRQAIEKAIQETTAQRLNPILVLAKVDLIKNDLDSQCLRLSRKFGVPRSSVFPLESYVTDNILDFRKDHMTYCILEEAILRARELCDHYKEVTPNHY from the exons ATGGCTGCTGCTCCCCTCGAAGTGGTACTTCATTCTCTAGAGCTGAATAGAGAGGGACACTACAAACTGAACGTCACAGTTTTTAGTACAAACGGAGAACGTCACTTTCGGCGAGTTAGTCTGTCTTCAGTCTCTTACTTTGAACCAACAAGCGCAGCACTAGAATCAGTAGATCCTGTCACAGAAGCCAACTGCACGCTCAATCTTGTTCCTCGGAGCAAAGCTTCTCGTCGCGACACGCCCGTCTTCATCACACTGGACATACTGGAACGAACGCCGTCTCTAGAGCACGATCTTCGTATTACACAAGTACAAATTGATCTACAGATAC GTGTTTGCAAGAAAAGCCTCGTTGAGCAAGCTGGAAAAGGGGACTTCGACTACTATAACATCTTGCTTTTGGGCCCACTAGACTCAGCCAAGTCCTCGTTTGTCAATTCAGTGTGCACTATGCTGTCGAAAGCAGTTAAAATGGTCGCCACTGTTGGTGGAGGTGCAGACTGCACAACAACCCGTATTTTGAGATACGACCTCCGCAACATCGATGGTCCAAACGTCCGTCTGATTGACACGTTTGGTATTACAAGTGATTCCTACAGCAAAGGAGTATCTCTCGACGGCCTCATCAGAGGCGACGTGCCTTTAAACGCAAGTAAGGACGACCCAGCCGAACGTCTCGTTAGACCTGGAAAGGTGCAAAAGGTACAGATACCATCTTCACACTATAGCAGTCACTGGCAAGTGCACCGACGTAGCATGCATAGCGCCATTATTTTTGTGTCTTCTGAGTTCCTGGAATCTGATGAAAATGACGATGGTGGTGAAAATGACGACGATGACGGTAATTTCAACGATGgcgataatgatgatgatcaacaagctctagaaaatgcaataaaaaaGACGACACGACAAGCTATAGAAAAAGCAATACAAGAGACGACAGCACAGAGACTCAACCCTATTCTAGTTCTCGCTAAAGTCGATCTCATCAAGAATGATCTAGACAGCCAATGTCTCAGACTTTCTCGCAAATTTGGAGTTCCTCGTTCCAGTGTCTTTCCATTGGAGAGCTATGTCACGGACAATATCCTTGATTTCAGAAAAGATCACATGACTTATTGCATTCTAGAAGAGGCTATACTGAGAGCACGCGAACTGTGCGACCACTACAAAGAGGTGACACCTAACCATTACTAG
- the LOC134194821 gene encoding uncharacterized protein LOC134194821 — MDIVIRYPSKAERKLAYTDVIIVGVRNKDAHKTLPSCKVIVQPNEYHRYATATLPALKPQKWEEVEIKVEVQNPGRPNIRKLCSEFVVKVGDHEHTEHVQVANYNRGVNDYVPQRLGERAKEVKVYNILMFGTAGASKSSFVNTILTMLQGPEESKMCRMAEIGGSADHATRKLHCFDVSEIFEDVKFNLWDTWGVDRKSYSKDIVDTLVDGKLPQNWSMSMQFEKYRDRFEKQKETVQTQMHAIMFFVPQAMLTDIDDEEAARIQEIFQSLIAKLYNPLVILSKVDEVCPQIRSDPLSKVKEVEDLRKKTAEMFKIGLNSVRFTVNYTEEPTRTFGIEALAYENIECALQHCESFVQSRIMRFGTVKASDIVDKDGLIWPSDSDDED, encoded by the exons ATGGACATCGTAATACGTTATCCATCCAAAGCAGAACGCAAGTTGGCCTATACGGACGTCATCATCGTCGGAGTGAGAAACAAGGACGCCCACAAAACTCTACCAAGCTGCAAAGTGATTGTACAACCTAATGAGTATCATCGATACGCTACAGCTACCTTGCCAGCACTTAAACCGCAGAAATGGGAAGAAGTAGAAATTAAAGTCGAAGTGCAAAATCCTGGCAGACCCAACATTAGAAAACTATGCTCTGAATTTGTTGTGAAAGTCGGTGATCACGAGCATACAGAACACGTTCAAGTTG CAAACTACAACCGGGGTGTCAACGACTACGTTCCCCAGAGACTAGGAGAGAGAGCAAAGGAAGTGAAGGTTTACAACATTTTGATGTTTGGAACGGCGGGTGCAAGCAAGTCTTCATTTGTTAATACCATCTTAACAATGTTACAAGGTCCTGAAGAATCCAAAATGTGTCGAATGGCAGAAATAGGAGGTAGTGCCGACCACGCTACTCGCAAGTTACATTGCTTCGATGTGTCCGAGATCTTCGAAGATGTCAAATTCAATCTGTGGGATACGTGGGGCGTAGACCGCAAGTCCTATTCAAAGGACATCGTAGACACGCTGGTGGATGGTAAGCTACCTCAAAACTGGAGTATGTCGATGCAGTTTGAGAAATATCGAGATCGGTTTGAAAAGCAAAAGGAGACTGTCCAAACTCAAATGCATGCCATTATGTTTTTTGTTCCTCAAGCAATGCTCACTGATATAGACGACGAGGAGGCTGCACGTATCCAAGAAATTTTTCAGTCTCTTATTGCCAAGCTTTACAATCCTCTGGTTATCCTCAGCAAGGTGGACGAGGTTTGTCCACAAATCAGGAGTGATCCTTTATCAAAGGTAAAGGAAGTTGAAGATCTGAGAAAGAAGACAGCAGAAATGTTCAAGATTGGGCTCAATAGCGTACGCTTTACCGTCAACTACACAGAAGAGCCAACCCGTACGTTTGGTATCGAAGCTTTAGCATACGAAAACATCGAATGTGCATTGCAACATTGCGAGTCATTCGTCCAGTCGAGAATCATGCGCTTTGGTACTGTCAAAGCGTCTGACATAGTCGATAAGGACGGTCTCATTTGGCCATCAGACTCCGACGACgaagactga
- the LOC134195125 gene encoding uncharacterized protein LOC134195125 isoform X1 — MLPYCKSRGGRSRGKLKVLRDSRPMQSVAAIRTSAGNARAAAGHTDQLHFDALSWSQHSARQMGVRNCDECQRLRGELCDSQQKVKMLQSECDRLRQENQVLRGETDRRLEGEQQTLVASSSSGSQPKSLMSRRLCRTGQSVTYKVGISYETSKQREKYARVGDAVVRKLKLSTSSVVQQASPEERYDIVLHFARTEGGRTVNLDPSTRTTFACKNVILILLRSGRNEAVFSKFVPVGGLEYSGINLGSPNEKKCIVQFLHWQGDWVVSTLNNENLQLLKSLMAEVCPEISC, encoded by the exons ATGCTACCGTACTGTAAATCTCGTGGTGGTAGGAGTAGAGGCAAACTGAAAGTATTACGAGACTCTAGACCAATGCAGAGCGTGGCTGCGATCCGAACAAGTGCCGGGAACGCTCGAG CAGCTGCAGGACACACGGATCAGTTGCATTTTGATGCGCTGAGTTGGAGTCAACATAGCGCCAGACAAATGGGTGTCAGGAACTGCGATGAGTGCCAGCGACTTCGGGGTGAACTTTGCGACTCGCAACAGAAAGTAAAGATGTTACAAAGTGAGTGCGATCGACTTCGACAAGAAAATCAGGTTCTAAGAGGTGAAACAGATCGACGTCTAGAAGGAGAGCAACAAACCCTTGTTGCTAGCTCGAGTTCTGGTAGTCAACCAAAATCTCTGATGTCAAGACGACTTTGTAGGACTGGGCAGAGCGTTACGTACAAAGTTGGTATATCGTATGAAACATCGAAGCAGCGGGAGAAGTATGCACGTGTTGGAGACGCGGTTGTACGTAAACTAAAGCTGAGCACCTCGTCTGTCGTACAACAAGCCAGTCCTGAAGAAAGGTACGACATTGTGTTGCATTTTGCTCGAACGGAGGGAGGAAGAACAGTCAATCTTGATCCTAGCACGAGAACAACTTTCGCTTGTA AAAACGTCATTTTAATTCTTTTGCGGTCTGGTAGAAACGAGGCCGTCTTCAGTAAGTTTGTGCCAGTAGGCGGTCTGGAATACTCTGGCATCAACTTGGGTTCACCAAACGAGAAGAAGTGTATAGTGCAATTTCTACACTGGCAAGGGGACTGGGTTGTATCTACATTGAACAACGAGAACCTACAGTTGTTGAAGAGCTTGATGGCAGAAGTTTGTCCAGAAATTTCTTGTTGA
- the LOC134194880 gene encoding uncharacterized protein LOC134194880 yields MGNFFDKKTSSPNLQDAWSKFQKERPRVPKQAEAEIDEIEELLREAKYKVKREDLKTALDGQQKLEAFLKRNSPSMTEKDKRPTPVYVVWDKEKMSRTYDTVLEQLLRAIDCTKMETQVSDGNEMEKLSTLYICRTSTGRLEDIDKQKLQATSDPKALIVLRCGKNEDVFPSTYSAREIVGEETLVIQLLHYEGKLNDGKLNTKGYEELKKFTA; encoded by the coding sequence ATGGGTAATTTCTTCGATAAAAAGACTTCATCTCCAAATTTGCAAGACGCGTGGAGCAAATTCCAAAAGGAACGCCCTCGTGTACCAAAACAGGCTGAAGCTGAAATAGACGAAATAGAAGAACTGCTAAGAGAAGCTAAGTATAAAGTCAAGCGTGAGGATCTGAAAACGGCGCTCGATGGCCAACAGAAGCTTGAAGCCTTCCTGAAACGCAATTCACCGTCAATGACGGAAAAAGACAAAAGACCTACTCCAGTGTATGTGGTGTGGGACAAAGAGAAGATGAGCCGTACATACGACACCGTCTTAGAACAATTACTGAGAGCAATCGATTGCACAAAAATGGAAACTCAAGTTAGCGACGGTAACGAAATGGAAAAACTTTCAACTCTCTATATATGTCGAACATCAACGGGCAGACTGGAAGacattgataaacagaaactCCAAGCGACTTCGGATCCTAAAGCGCTCATCGTTTTGAGGTGCGGAAAAAACGAAGACGTTTTTCCTTCTACGTACAGTGCAAGGGAAATCGTTGGAGAAGAGACGCTTGTCATACAGCTCCTGCACTATGAGGGAAAACTCAACGACGGGAAACTAAACACCAAAGGCTACGAAGAACTAAAAAAGTTTACAGCATGA
- the LOC134195125 gene encoding uncharacterized protein LOC134195125 isoform X2 encodes MLPYCKSRGGRSRGKLKVLRDSRPMQSVAAIRTSAGNARAAGHTDQLHFDALSWSQHSARQMGVRNCDECQRLRGELCDSQQKVKMLQSECDRLRQENQVLRGETDRRLEGEQQTLVASSSSGSQPKSLMSRRLCRTGQSVTYKVGISYETSKQREKYARVGDAVVRKLKLSTSSVVQQASPEERYDIVLHFARTEGGRTVNLDPSTRTTFACKNVILILLRSGRNEAVFSKFVPVGGLEYSGINLGSPNEKKCIVQFLHWQGDWVVSTLNNENLQLLKSLMAEVCPEISC; translated from the exons ATGCTACCGTACTGTAAATCTCGTGGTGGTAGGAGTAGAGGCAAACTGAAAGTATTACGAGACTCTAGACCAATGCAGAGCGTGGCTGCGATCCGAACAAGTGCCGGGAACGCTCGAG CTGCAGGACACACGGATCAGTTGCATTTTGATGCGCTGAGTTGGAGTCAACATAGCGCCAGACAAATGGGTGTCAGGAACTGCGATGAGTGCCAGCGACTTCGGGGTGAACTTTGCGACTCGCAACAGAAAGTAAAGATGTTACAAAGTGAGTGCGATCGACTTCGACAAGAAAATCAGGTTCTAAGAGGTGAAACAGATCGACGTCTAGAAGGAGAGCAACAAACCCTTGTTGCTAGCTCGAGTTCTGGTAGTCAACCAAAATCTCTGATGTCAAGACGACTTTGTAGGACTGGGCAGAGCGTTACGTACAAAGTTGGTATATCGTATGAAACATCGAAGCAGCGGGAGAAGTATGCACGTGTTGGAGACGCGGTTGTACGTAAACTAAAGCTGAGCACCTCGTCTGTCGTACAACAAGCCAGTCCTGAAGAAAGGTACGACATTGTGTTGCATTTTGCTCGAACGGAGGGAGGAAGAACAGTCAATCTTGATCCTAGCACGAGAACAACTTTCGCTTGTA AAAACGTCATTTTAATTCTTTTGCGGTCTGGTAGAAACGAGGCCGTCTTCAGTAAGTTTGTGCCAGTAGGCGGTCTGGAATACTCTGGCATCAACTTGGGTTCACCAAACGAGAAGAAGTGTATAGTGCAATTTCTACACTGGCAAGGGGACTGGGTTGTATCTACATTGAACAACGAGAACCTACAGTTGTTGAAGAGCTTGATGGCAGAAGTTTGTCCAGAAATTTCTTGTTGA
- the LOC134194879 gene encoding uncharacterized protein LOC134194879 codes for MSASRQLEVSLGWSKGNLFSLGSQERYTLEVKNNEQKAVEAQDVILKEDTYRRQYIARLPRIEANQKVSVDFTTEIKERVTIKDLPYKICFTLARTQLSKSFVNNGLGCYNRGLESFKPKSGKSKSPSVYNLLLFGTAGASKSSFLNTVSTMLRADDGRDNMIDSTAAAAGGADHTTRRLHRYMFSKNFAVNFNIWDTWGLARDAYKDTKLIEMLVDGKLPSEWEMSESLDMHRAKFQKMKHEKLETQMHGIIFFIPQMFVTDIDDEEQQRVKEVFQILIKKCYNPMVVVSKVDEIYRELRDHPFTNADMATNLRRRVADAFAIPSNNVRYAVNYLEEQQRSFEIECLAYETIQQALENCQSFEDARIMQYGGMSSKGKADEDGLIWPDA; via the exons ATGTCAGCTAGCAGACAACTGGAAGTTTCTCTCGGCTGGAGTAAAGGCAATCTGTTTTCTCTAGGATCTCAGGAGCGTTACACACTCGAAGTAAAAAACAACGAACAAAAAGCAGTAGAAGCTCAGGATGTTATTCTCAAAGAAGACACATACCGCCGTCAGTACATCGCACGTCTACCCAGAATTGAAGCCAATCAAAAAGTCTCTGTCGACTTCACTACTGAAATCAAAGAGCGAGTCACTATCAAAGATTTGCCGTACAAAATCTGTTTTACACTTGCAAGGACACAGCTAAGCAAAAGTTTTGTTAACAATGGACTAG GGTGTTATAACCGAGGCTTAGAGAGTTTCAAGCCCAAATCAGGAAAGTCAAAGTCTCCTTCGGTCTACAATCTGTTACTGTTTGGCACTGCTGGTGCTAGCAAGTCATCTTTCCTCAACACGGTGTCAACTATGTTGAGAGCTGATGATGGCAGAGACAACATGATCGATTCAactgctgcagcagcaggAGGTGCTGATCACACAACCAGGAGACTTCATCGTTACATGTTTTCTAAAAACTTCGCGGTCAACTTTAACATTTGGGACACATGGGGACTAGCCAGAGATGCATACAAAGACACCAAGCTCATAGAAATGTTGGTTGACGGTAAGCTCCCTTCAGAATGGGAGATGTCAGAATCTCTTGACATGCACCGTGCAAAGTTTCAGAAGATGAAGCACGAAAAACTGGAGACACAGATGCACGGAATCATCTTCTTCATTCCCCAAATGTTCGTCACTGACATTGATGACGAGGAACAACAACGAGTCAAAGAAGTCTTTCAGATTCTCATCAAGAAATGCTACAATCCCATGGTAGTGGTCAGCAAAGTGGATGAAATCTACCGTGAGTTACGCGACCATCCATTCACCAATGCTGATATGGCTACCAATTTGAGGCGCCGTGTCGCTGATGCCTTCGCCATTCCTTCGAATAACGTTCGCTACGCAGTTAACTACCTTGAAGAACAGCAACGTAGCTTTGAGATTGAGTGTCTGGCTTACGAGACCATCCAGCAAGCACTTGAGAACTGTCAGTCATTTGAAGATGCTCGCATCATGCAGTACGGCGGCATGTCTAGCAAGGGTAAAGCAGATGAAGACGGTCTTATCTGGCCTGACGCCTGA
- the LOC134195125 gene encoding uncharacterized protein LOC134195125 isoform X3, which yields MLPYCKSRGGRSRGKLKVLRDSRPMQSVAAIRTSAGNARAAAGHTDQLHFDALSWSQHSARQMGVRNCDECQRLRGELCDSQQKVKMLQNRRLEGEQQTLVASSSSGSQPKSLMSRRLCRTGQSVTYKVGISYETSKQREKYARVGDAVVRKLKLSTSSVVQQASPEERYDIVLHFARTEGGRTVNLDPSTRTTFACKNVILILLRSGRNEAVFSKFVPVGGLEYSGINLGSPNEKKCIVQFLHWQGDWVVSTLNNENLQLLKSLMAEVCPEISC from the exons ATGCTACCGTACTGTAAATCTCGTGGTGGTAGGAGTAGAGGCAAACTGAAAGTATTACGAGACTCTAGACCAATGCAGAGCGTGGCTGCGATCCGAACAAGTGCCGGGAACGCTCGAG CAGCTGCAGGACACACGGATCAGTTGCATTTTGATGCGCTGAGTTGGAGTCAACATAGCGCCAGACAAATGGGTGTCAGGAACTGCGATGAGTGCCAGCGACTTCGGGGTGAACTTTGCGACTCGCAACAGAAAGTAAAGATGTTACAAA ATCGACGTCTAGAAGGAGAGCAACAAACCCTTGTTGCTAGCTCGAGTTCTGGTAGTCAACCAAAATCTCTGATGTCAAGACGACTTTGTAGGACTGGGCAGAGCGTTACGTACAAAGTTGGTATATCGTATGAAACATCGAAGCAGCGGGAGAAGTATGCACGTGTTGGAGACGCGGTTGTACGTAAACTAAAGCTGAGCACCTCGTCTGTCGTACAACAAGCCAGTCCTGAAGAAAGGTACGACATTGTGTTGCATTTTGCTCGAACGGAGGGAGGAAGAACAGTCAATCTTGATCCTAGCACGAGAACAACTTTCGCTTGTA AAAACGTCATTTTAATTCTTTTGCGGTCTGGTAGAAACGAGGCCGTCTTCAGTAAGTTTGTGCCAGTAGGCGGTCTGGAATACTCTGGCATCAACTTGGGTTCACCAAACGAGAAGAAGTGTATAGTGCAATTTCTACACTGGCAAGGGGACTGGGTTGTATCTACATTGAACAACGAGAACCTACAGTTGTTGAAGAGCTTGATGGCAGAAGTTTGTCCAGAAATTTCTTGTTGA